A genome region from Algiphilus sp. includes the following:
- a CDS encoding site-specific integrase produces the protein MATLVRTSAGTWKAVIRRRGWPTTTKSFRTKRDAEDWSRRVEDEMVRGVYVQRTSSERTLFTQAMRQYLAEVTPTKRPSTQKSDHQKADTLIEFFGAYSLQAITPALVASYRDQRLASKVKPRYRQRSPVTKLVSPGTVRRELALLGHVFTVALKEWGIGLTANPVQSIRRPAPGDGRNRRLRPDEERQLMSALAKHSNPMLRWIVVLALETGMRSSEISSLRTDQVDINRRVVRLDVTKNGSARTVPLSRRAAQVLQEALDHPIRPKGCSLIFFGEPGQDGERRPYQFKKTWVDMKSRLGFADLRFHDLRHEAVSRMVEAGLSDQEVSAISGHRSMQMLKRYTHLRAEDLVPKLDAVGGEIS, from the coding sequence GTGGCCACCCTCGTAAGGACCTCCGCGGGTACTTGGAAGGCCGTCATCCGCCGGCGCGGTTGGCCAACGACGACAAAGTCCTTCCGCACCAAGCGCGACGCGGAAGACTGGTCCCGCCGGGTGGAGGACGAGATGGTGCGCGGCGTTTATGTCCAGCGCACCAGTTCTGAGCGCACCCTGTTCACTCAGGCGATGCGACAGTACTTGGCCGAGGTCACGCCGACGAAGCGTCCGAGCACGCAGAAGTCGGATCATCAGAAGGCCGACACGCTCATCGAGTTCTTCGGTGCGTATTCATTGCAAGCGATTACCCCCGCGCTGGTCGCCAGCTATCGCGACCAACGCTTGGCATCGAAAGTGAAACCTCGATACCGCCAGCGGTCGCCGGTGACGAAGCTGGTTAGCCCCGGAACCGTCAGGCGGGAACTCGCGCTGTTGGGGCACGTGTTCACAGTGGCGCTCAAAGAATGGGGCATTGGCTTGACCGCCAACCCGGTCCAGTCCATCCGACGCCCAGCGCCGGGCGATGGTCGGAACCGCCGCCTTCGGCCAGATGAAGAGCGCCAACTGATGAGCGCGCTCGCGAAGCACTCCAATCCGATGTTGCGCTGGATTGTTGTGCTTGCCCTAGAGACGGGCATGCGCAGCTCCGAGATCTCGTCGCTGCGAACCGACCAGGTGGATATCAATCGCCGGGTTGTGCGCTTGGATGTGACGAAGAACGGCTCTGCGCGAACCGTGCCGCTTTCGCGACGCGCGGCGCAGGTTCTGCAAGAAGCGCTCGACCATCCTATCCGTCCAAAGGGGTGTTCGTTGATTTTCTTTGGTGAGCCAGGACAGGACGGCGAGCGGCGCCCTTACCAGTTCAAGAAGACCTGGGTCGATATGAAGAGTCGGCTCGGTTTCGCAGACCTTAGATTTCATGACCTACGACACGAGGCGGTAAGCCGAATGGTGGAGGCAGGGTTAAGCGATCAAGAAGTCTCCGCGATAAGTGGGCACCGGAGTATGCAAATGCTCAAGCGCTATACCCATTTACGGGCGGAAGACCTCGTGCCAAAGCTGGACGCGGTAGGCGGCGAGATCAGCTAG